The DNA region AAGATCCAGAAGAAGctggagaagaagaagcagggCGATGGAACGTTTAAGATCTACGAAGATGGACGGAAAAGCGTGCGCTCTCTGTCCGGCCTGCAGCTCGGCAACGATGTCATGTTCCTCAAACAGGGCACATATGCTAATCCTAGGGAGCGGTCACGCCTCAACATCCGCGACATGTTCCCCCGTGACAATGATGATGACGCTGACACTGTCTCCCGTGCCATGAGCGACCCAGGCCTCCACGAGGCTGCGTATTCAGAGATCAGCGCCGACTCCGGACGTGACTCCCTGTTCACCCGACCCGGGCTCGGCACCATGGTGTTCAGGAGGAACTATATGAGTGGAGGCATGTTTGGGATCGGGGCGCGGGATGAAGGGAGTGTGGCAGGGAGTGAACCTGTGGGCCGGGCGCCTAATGTTCGTCTACGAGGACATCTGCCTCGACGCTCGCCCAGCTTTGATGAGGACAGTATTGGCAGCGCCTTGAGCCTGCAGGAGAGAAACCTTCAGGAGCTGCCGTGGGAGGAGGCTGATATTGGACTGGATGAGGACTTGGAGCCAGAGAACAGTCCTCTGGAAACCTTCCTGGCGTCTCAAAGCCTCAGTGAGTTCATGACGATTTTCAGGCGGGAGAAGATCGACCTGGAGGCTCTGCTGCTTTGTTCGGATCAGGACCTCACCAGCATTCACATCCCTCTGGGCCCCAGGAAGAAACTTCTGGATGCCTGTAAGAGACGTCTGGACACCATAGATGAGCCAGAGGCCATTGATGACACTGAGCTCTGAAGGTCAGTATGAAGTCACCCATGTTTTGTTTCAAATGGGAAGCACCACTTTGTCAGCAGATAAACCTTTGTTGACTCTTAGAAGGTTCTGTTTCTGCATCAGCATATTGTTTAGATGACATTTACTGTGGATAAGAGACGTCAGTTAAGAGACGTAATGTTGACCCTGAATCTTGaccatgctccacagtttccggaAGTCCagtagcattaaatgtgtaagagaagaagaagccggtaacaacatggagaaatctacatccagagccgtgactttttggacggaccaaatgtacagagctgtaaagttgtccaccatggtagcagttagctgctagctaaccgtagctaacttgtttgtccattgtttggtctgtgacgtaataggtcaacaggaaaaaggtccaatactaacaagctgaaagggggcatatctccacctatcgtagaggagtcgcacatacttggctcaataaatggattcccctcccgtgcttgtatactgggacaaggacagtaggccagttagatgtcctcatCCAGCTGGGACTgcagctccacttcactgtgcaTGTTAACATACTGAGTGAGTCTATTTTGTTCATTAGCACCTTGGGTTGGGCGATACGACGACGCATACTGTGAGATGGTAGGAATCTGTTTttccagcccagtcgccagaagaaaatgtcagcattgtttgtttgtgaaaacTAAAGATACTTTACATTGGtacgtttcatacgtatcaaCTGGTGCAGTATattagctgactttgtcatctggagaaGGAAGGGGTGGTGGGACATCTTGGCGagaccaaacgtgggtgttttttagcgacccatTGCTGTTGCCAACACGgttagtgccacaaaaagcagttgttttctaTCAGGACATCTCCACGTTTCCTGTcgagatagtgccatgaaaggtGGCACTACCTCAATTGTACCTATATTAAGAATTCTAATATGTTATTTCGATGATCCAGGAAATTCAATCAGTATCTGTGAACATGAACGACTCTCTGTCAAAGcctgaaaccagagaagtagGGCTGGGCCAtgtggacaaaaattcatagctcagtattttcaggctgaatagCTATACACAATATGTATATCATGgtatttcctgtgaaatcagCTACATGATCAGTTTCGAGTCAAAGCCACTTTTGGCGAGATGCACACGGGCATGGCTTTTTGGAATAATGCCGATatgacccacagaatgtttgtttccctttttatacccaaatgatcATTATTCTGTCGTCtcgttctcagttctgaaacagaaaatgttcccatATACTCAGAGCGTTCCCCTgagtgctctcagtgtcatctagaacagtggttcccaactggtccagtcatGACGTCCAGATTTCTCCGTAGTCATTGGTTTAAGGTTCACGCAGTTTAGTATTTCCAGCATCATATTTGCATTTGaccatgtcgtcgagctagtttgctgtctccaTTTGTCACTCACTCTAAGTGTCAGTAAACGACactttacaaacttgacacgtttgcgagtcatgtggtccattcagagtaggcccacgacccacttttggttTGGACCgtaacccaccagttgggaaccactgatctagaacATCCTTACAATTCATTGTCTGTAGAGCAGTTTCAGACTTCACACTATGACGCCACAAATTTGACTTTTAGCAGTCTAGTTTTTGGATCTGGAAGTTCTGACTAATATTCCTGGGCTGTTGTAGACCATAGGAGTAATATGTATGAACTCTGAGAGCTCCTGCAGTGCACAAAGATTTTTCCCTTTAATTTGTCTGATTAGATTTCTGCTGAGGACTGTGCAGGCATGTTCGACATCTTCCCAACTTTACTCATTCTCTTGTTGCGCCTGTCACAGTGTGGCTCAGGGTCTTTGTGCAAACTGTCAGCATGGTGCAACCCAACTTCAACCTGAGCAGAGATCTGATGAGCCAGAATAACTGAGCACACCTGTGTACATTTACCTCAGAGCCTTTTTAACTGGCTGAATGGCGTCATCTAGTGTCAAGTTGTGATACAACAAGACTGGATTTTAGAGCTGGAGGCCTGAAGACTCATGTTGATGTcattatacatt from Epinephelus fuscoguttatus linkage group LG20, E.fuscoguttatus.final_Chr_v1 includes:
- the LOC125880660 gene encoding Usher syndrome type-1G protein homolog isoform X3, giving the protein MRGDPDRCDIWGNTPLHLAAANGHHNCLSFLVAFGANVWCLDNDYHTPLDMAATKGHMDCVRYLDSIAAKQITLNPKLVGKLKDRAFRAAERRIKDCAKLQKKHREHMERKFLKEAAALDNLDAISFSSYTSGSTLSRKFNTVTSNMPYSQATLQSTAKGKAKIQKKLEKKKQGDGTFKIYEDGRKSVRSLSGLQLGNDVMFLKQGTYANPRERSRLNIRDMFPRDNDDDADTVSRAMSDPGLHEAAYSEISADSGRDSLFTRPGLGTMVFRRNYMSGGMFGIGARDEGSVAGSEPVGRAPNVRLRGHLPRRSPSFDEDSIGSALSLQERNLQELPWEEADIGLDEDLEPENSPLETFLASQSLSEFMTIFRREKIDLEALLLCSDQDLTSIHIPLGPRKKLLDACKRRLDTIDEPEAIDDTEL
- the LOC125880660 gene encoding Usher syndrome type-1G protein homolog isoform X4, whose product is MAATKGHMDCVRYLDSIAAKQITLNPKLVGKLKDRAFRAAERRIKDCAKLQKKHREHMERKFLKEAAALDNLDAISFSSYTSGSTLSRKFNTVTSNMPYSQATLQSTAKGKAKIQKKLEKKKQGDGTFKIYEDGRKSVRSLSGLQLGNDVMFLKQGTYANPRERSRLNIRDMFPRDNDDDADTVSRAMSDPGLHEAAYSEISADSGRDSLFTRPGLGTMVFRRNYMSGGMFGIGARDEGSVAGSEPVGRAPNVRLRGHLPRRSPSFDEDSIGSALSLQERNLQELPWEEADIGLDEDLEPENSPLETFLASQSLSEFMTIFRREKIDLEALLLCSDQDLTSIHIPLGPRKKLLDACKRRLDTIDEPEAIDDTEL
- the LOC125880660 gene encoding Usher syndrome type-1G protein homolog isoform X1, giving the protein MNDRYHRAARDGYLDVLREATRKDLNAPDEDGMTPTLWAAYHGNLETLRLIVGRGGDPDRCDIWGNTPLHLAAANGHHNCLSFLVAFGANVWCLDNDYHTPLDMAATKGHMDCVRYLDSIAAKQITLNPKLVGKLKDRAFRAAERRIKDCAKLQKKHREHMERKFLKEAAALDNLDAISFSSYTSGSTLSRKFNTVTSNMPYSQATLQSTAKGKAKIQKKLEKKKQGDGTFKIYEDGRKSVRSLSGLQLGNDVMFLKQGTYANPRERSRLNIRDMFPRDNDDDADTVSRAMSDPGLHEAAYSEISADSGRDSLFTRPGLGTMVFRRNYMSGGMFGIGARDEGSVAGSEPVGRAPNVRLRGHLPRRSPSFDEDSIGSALSLQERNLQELPWEEADIGLDEDLEPENSPLETFLASQSLSEFMTIFRREKIDLEALLLCSDQDLTSIHIPLGPRKKLLDACKRRLDTIDEPEAIDDTEL
- the LOC125880660 gene encoding Usher syndrome type-1G protein homolog isoform X2; the protein is MNTCVHIFLTIGDPDRCDIWGNTPLHLAAANGHHNCLSFLVAFGANVWCLDNDYHTPLDMAATKGHMDCVRYLDSIAAKQITLNPKLVGKLKDRAFRAAERRIKDCAKLQKKHREHMERKFLKEAAALDNLDAISFSSYTSGSTLSRKFNTVTSNMPYSQATLQSTAKGKAKIQKKLEKKKQGDGTFKIYEDGRKSVRSLSGLQLGNDVMFLKQGTYANPRERSRLNIRDMFPRDNDDDADTVSRAMSDPGLHEAAYSEISADSGRDSLFTRPGLGTMVFRRNYMSGGMFGIGARDEGSVAGSEPVGRAPNVRLRGHLPRRSPSFDEDSIGSALSLQERNLQELPWEEADIGLDEDLEPENSPLETFLASQSLSEFMTIFRREKIDLEALLLCSDQDLTSIHIPLGPRKKLLDACKRRLDTIDEPEAIDDTEL